In one window of Azoarcus olearius DNA:
- a CDS encoding SIMPL domain-containing protein (The SIMPL domain is named for its presence in mouse protein SIMPL (signalling molecule that associates with mouse pelle-like kinase). Bacterial member BP26, from Brucella, was shown to assemble into a channel-like structure, while YggE from E. coli has been associated with resistance to oxidative stress.), producing the protein MRTAPSLLAILFYAAPLAAMAAEPAPAVGPVIEFSVDAQRPAPNDQVIAIMYVEQAGADAAALARGVNRAVTAAMETARAHPSVKLQSAGTSTWPNYGKGSGTRIEGWRMRSELRLESRDVAAMSELIGKLQSNLGLAQVTLQPAPDTRRAAADEATIDAIRAFERKAGVVASALGKRYRIRQLNLGESGAPPAYARMRMSAAMAEAAPAPLEGGESLVSVTASGSIELTD; encoded by the coding sequence ATGAGAACTGCCCCCTCCCTGCTTGCCATCCTGTTTTACGCAGCGCCGCTGGCCGCCATGGCGGCCGAGCCGGCGCCGGCTGTCGGGCCCGTGATCGAGTTTTCGGTCGATGCGCAACGCCCCGCCCCCAACGATCAGGTCATCGCCATCATGTACGTCGAACAGGCGGGCGCCGATGCGGCGGCGCTTGCTCGCGGGGTGAATCGCGCGGTGACCGCGGCGATGGAAACAGCGCGCGCCCACCCCTCGGTCAAGCTCCAGTCGGCGGGCACCAGCACGTGGCCCAACTACGGAAAGGGGAGTGGGACCCGTATCGAGGGCTGGCGCATGCGCTCCGAACTGCGCCTCGAAAGCCGCGATGTCGCCGCGATGTCGGAACTGATCGGGAAGCTGCAGAGTAATCTCGGCCTGGCCCAGGTCACCCTGCAGCCGGCGCCCGACACCCGTCGCGCGGCGGCCGATGAGGCCACGATCGACGCGATCCGTGCGTTCGAACGCAAGGCCGGCGTCGTGGCATCGGCGCTCGGCAAACGCTACCGGATTCGCCAGCTCAACCTCGGCGAGTCGGGCGCTCCGCCCGCGTACGCGCGCATGCGCATGTCCGCCGCCATGGCTGAAGCGGCCCCGGCGCCGCTAGAGGGCGGCGAAAGCCTTGTCAGCGTGACTGCGTCCGGCAGCATCGAACTGA
- a CDS encoding gamma carbonic anhydrase family protein, with protein MSIYALRERKPRFGEGCWVAHNATVIGRVEAGRNVNIWYNAVIRGDNDPIVIGDNTNIQDGSILHNDDGIPLTIGSDVTIGHMVMLHGCTVGDGTLIGINAVVLNNAVIGKHCIIGANALIPEGKVIPDRSLVVGSPGRVIRELSDDEIAGITRNAAHYVANARQYEEELEPLDAAAVLGR; from the coding sequence ATGAGTATCTATGCCCTGAGAGAGCGCAAGCCCCGTTTCGGCGAAGGGTGCTGGGTCGCGCACAACGCGACCGTCATTGGCCGGGTCGAAGCCGGACGAAACGTAAATATCTGGTACAACGCGGTTATTCGGGGCGACAACGATCCGATCGTGATCGGCGACAACACCAACATCCAGGACGGCTCCATCCTGCACAACGACGACGGCATTCCGCTGACGATCGGCTCGGATGTGACGATCGGCCACATGGTGATGCTGCACGGGTGCACCGTGGGCGACGGCACGCTGATCGGCATCAACGCGGTCGTCCTCAACAACGCGGTCATCGGCAAGCACTGCATCATTGGCGCCAATGCGCTGATTCCGGAAGGCAAGGTCATTCCCGATCGGTCGCTGGTCGTCGGTTCGCCTGGGCGCGTGATCCGGGAACTGAGCGACGACGAAATCGCCGGGATTACCCGCAATGCGGCGCACTACGTCGCCAACGCCCGCCAGTACGAGGAAGAACTCGAGCCGCTGGACGCCGCCGCGGTGTTGGGGCGTTGA